From a region of the Dictyostelium discoideum AX4 chromosome 2 chromosome, whole genome shotgun sequence genome:
- the ybl1 gene encoding DNA polymerase epsilon p17 subunit 3, whose product MSESQDLPGAIVNRIIKASLPEGVLCAKESRLAIAKAAKVWIHYLTAASIDFSSHSGRSTISPKDVFQAIEEIDFENFKPQLEEYLAALKSEKEKEKEKEKEKEKEKEKEKDSNKDDTKSKDENKSSKKSSSSSKDEK is encoded by the exons atgtcaGAAAGCCAAGATTTACCAGGTGCAATTGTaaatagaattattaaagCTTCT ttaCCAGAAGGGGTATTATGTGCCAAAGAATCTAGGCTAGCTATTGCAAAAGCAGCAAAAGTTTGGATTCATTATCTTACAGCAGCAAGTATAGATTTTAGTTCACATTCTGGTAGATCTACAATATCACCAAAGGATGTATTTCAAGCAATAGAAGAAatagattttgaaaattttaaaccacAATTAGAGGAATATTTAGCAGCACTCAAAagtgaaaaagaaaaagaaaaggaaaaagagaaagagaaagaaaaagaaaaagaaaaagaaaaagatagcAATAAAGATGacacaaaatcaaaagatgaaaataaatcttcAAAAAAATCCTCTTCCTCCtcaaaagatgaaaaataa
- the sgkC gene encoding sphingosine kinase related protein — protein sequence MSEVVSPSIETTIVSSTTTTNSTTTPTTSTTTTSTASPSTSRFSFKNIFGKHSKKESGSDSSQSSLNLKDKESKESKESKRKSKSYKRSQSLENFSKTPSTSENNIQSPDNAAANTQPQTTTIDTVPITMIAPTGSLPNMPEVLSNGISLEGNNNNNNNNNNNNSNSNNNEGSSSSTTAATTPLTESVSSASSSSSTSTITTTPSEVTPQHSTSSLMKQSPQGADSVTTNNNRRSWSEQLDSDKENFVNDLNEQSVLSHPSFCEPSRVKRIKVANVTIIFNPMSGSKIGEKIMVEAKKYFEVHGIKVHVIPTEYKGHAEVLCRTLDIEGIDVVCLVGGDGTIHEAVNGIMKRDPESRERFVMACLPAGTGNSFVLELQGKLSIKHVCERVVNGLTVPIDIAKVTIVGKSKISAECSRRKLEYNTLKKKFAHVNLDASTLSSSQEAGRRSIQAYRQIRPDALMEYGSTLGNQFNGSNGIDRAPSSSDLGNDIIDSEQQAHNFDDNTPEPIYCFNSLHWGLGSKVNITAEKMRWMGKAVRYTTAALLELCRGERILARIEYEDANGEVTALEDEFCLAIVNNIQGAAKGMKMAPKAKLNDGLIDLILVKSHKTFDLMNIFTKVYDGTHTELDYVIYKQVKRFSITPFKKDKERKKRLRKEKKRIKAAIKAGREHAKNPLEILKTECNTILSELEDQIDEEIIDIDGELKGQTPFVCEMIPRSVRVVV from the coding sequence atGTCAGAAGTAGTATCACCTTCAATTGAAACAACTATAGTTAGTAGTACTACAACTACTAATAGTACAACAACACCCACAActtcaaccaccaccacaagtACAGCATCACCATCCACATCAagatttagttttaaaaatatttttggtAAACATAGTAAAAAAGAAAGTGGTAGTGATTCTTCTCAATCttcattgaatttaaaagataaagaatcaaaagaatcaaaagaAAGTAAAAGAAAGTCAAAATCATATAAAAGATCACAAAGTTTAGAGAATTTCTCAAAGACACCATCAACCAGcgaaaataatattcaatcaCCAGATAATGCTGCGGCAAATACACAACCACAAACCACTACTATCGATACTGTACCAATTACAATGATTGCACCAACTGGCTCATTACCAAATATGCCAGAAGTTTTATCAAATGGTATTTCATTAGagggtaataataataataataataataataataataataatagtaatagtaataataatgaaggatcatcatcttcaacaacagcagcaacaacgcCATTAACTGAATCAGTATCAtcagcatcatcatcatcatcaacatcaacaattacaacaacaccaaGTGAAGTTACACCACAAcattcaacatcatcattaatgAAACAATCACCACAAGGTGCAGATTCAgttacaacaaataataatagacgTAGTTGGTCCGAACAATTAGATAGCGATAAAGAGAACTTTGTAAACGATTTAAATGAACAATCAGTACTTTCACATCCATCATTTTGTGAGCCATCACGTGTAAAGAGAATTAAAGTTGCCAATGTTACAATTATATTCAACCCAATGAGTGGTAGTAAAATCGGTGAAAAGATTATGGTCGAAGCTAAAAAGTATTTCGAAGTACATGGTATTAAAGTACACGTAATTCCAACTGAATATAAAGGTCATGCCGAAGTTTTATGTCGTACATTAGATATCGAAGGTATTGATGTAGTTTGTTTAGTCGGTGGTGATGGTACCATCCATGAGGCTGTAAACGGTATCATGAAGAGAGACCCAGAGTCAAGAGAACGTTTTGTTATGGCTTGTTTACCAGCTGGTACTGGTAACTCTTTTGTATTGGAACTCCAAGGCAAACTCTCAATTAAACATGTTTGTGAACGTGTTGTCAATGGTTTAACCGTACCAATTGATATTGCCAAGGTTACAATCGTTGGAAAGAGTAAAATTAGTGCTGAATGCTCAAGAAGAAAGTTGGAATATAATacattgaaaaagaaatttgcTCATGTAAATTTAGATGCTTCAACCCTCTCAAGCAGTCAAGAAGCTGGTAGACGTTCAATTCAAGCTTACAGACAAATTCGTCCAGATGCTTTAATGGAGTATGGTAGTACATTGGGTAATCAATTCAATGGTAGTAATGGTATCGATAGAGCCCCATCTTCAAGCGATTTAGGTAATGATATAATAGACAGTGAACAACAAGCACACAATTTCGACGACAATACACCAGAACCAATCTATTGTTTTAATTCACTTCATTGGGGATTAGGATCAAAGGTTAATATCACCGCAGAGAAAATGAGATGGATGGGTAAAGCCGTTCGTTATACCACCGCCGCCCTCTTGGAATTATGTAGAGGTGAAAGAATTTTAGCACGTATCGAATATGAAGATGCCAATGGTGAAGTCACAGCTTTGGAAGACGAATTTTGTTTagcaattgtaaataatattcaagGCGCTGCCAAAGGTATGAAAATGGCACCAAAagcaaaattaaatgatggtCTCATCGATTTAATCCTCGTTAAATCTCATAAAActtttgatttaatgaaTATTTTCACCAAAGTTTACGATGGTACTCATACAGAACTCGACTATGTCATCTATAAACAAGTTAAACGTTTCTCCATCACCCCTTtcaaaaaagataaagaaagaaagaaacgTTTAAGAAAGGAAAAGAAGAGAATTAAGGCTGCCATCAAGGCTGGTCGTGAACATGCCAAGAATCcattagaaattttaaaaactgaATGTAACACAATCCTCTCCGAGTTGGAAGATCAAATCGACGAAGAAATCATTGATATCGATGGTGAATTAAAGGGTCAAACTCCATTTGTTTGTGAAATGATACCAAGATCAGTTAGAGTTGTAGTATAA
- a CDS encoding hypothetical protein (Similar to Dictyostelium discoideum (Slime mold). R1062 protein): MDLFLKNNTLFSDSTSNTTIFGSETTNRYELQDNALVVSLLINTGLSLLILLAFCILRKRFKLFYQYRAEKRQNGIIRAPGTGFISWIKDTYKYNSENIIEISGLDSYFYLRNVKTNFKILLTLMIIGWVMLFPTNSKGRYNENRKVQQDGTLPDQVIGLSTLSMGNIERGSNLLWVHFLFVFIVTLVVMIFTFIDYKDYADKRIQYRKSKRLLNYTILLRDIPVNLFSKQCLKEYFQQFLINNNNNNNNNNNNNNNNNNNNLNSSSPSSSSSLSASSSSSSKSMLNNSIIDISLQYPIPNIHSLIDEREYYVKRYDSVVAEYNKSRVRPSRKSGLFGLYGKRIDSIDYYNGKINDIEVDIQDTKTKAERDYQDLMNKEKLRQESGDDDDHSINISSEVINSLKSAGNGFIIFKERNSQKELVQTIIEKRDNILLKRYYAPDPNDVYWPNIHIGGKQLYIRGLIIMVLTFLLIFFYTIPITFISGFSNLGTLAKIKAFSWLFTLINKSPTLTSFLTGFLPGLALMIFLALLVPILTMFSRFSGYYSKSAIEASIFSKYFLFLVFNVFLVSAIAGTIFQSISAIIDNPPSITTTLANSLGGLSYAMINYVLLAATSLTMNLLRISDLLVDQFKLKFICKTKRDIEDTESTDPFKYGQLYAYNLLVLQLCFAYSTLSPFILVFGVWYFGVSYLVHKYNIIWVNKPHITQLLYPMSFRRTMIALLIYHLLMIGTFNVYSFYYGSLILIPFFLTILFWVYCEYTFYSVSKNGLLDHYQSSKSSNQKSQLNSINNNNNNNKSNLNEKSSLLQSKERNNYIDIEDSNHFNDTCYSIDEYDENLYKPVYYRSLMEPEESIIDSPPIISHSKPPEILNQ, translated from the exons aTGGacctatttttaaaaaacaatacatTATTTTCAGACTCTACAAGTAATACAACGATTTTTGGTAGTGAAACAACAAATCGTTATGAGCTTCAAGATAATGCTTTAGTTGTCTCATTATTAATCAATACAGGTCTTTCTCTTTTAATACTTTTAGCATTTTGTATTTTAAGAAAAAGGTTTAAACTATTTTATCAGTATAGAGCTGAAAAACGTCAAAATGGTATCATAAGAGCACCTGGTACTGGTTTCATTTCTTGGATAAAAGATACTTATAAATATAACtctgaaaatattattgaaatttctGGTTTa gatagttatttttatttaagaaatgtaaaaacaaattttaaaatattattaacattGATGATAATTGGATGGGTAATGTTATTtccaacaaattcaaaaggtagatataatgaaaatagaAAAGTTCAACAAGATGGTACATTACCAGATCAAGTGATTGGATTATCAACATTGTCAATGGGTAATATTGAAAGAggttcaaatttattatggGTTCATTTTCTATTTGTATTTATCGTTACTTTGGTTGTAATgatatttacatttattgATTATAAAGATTATGCTGATAAGAGAATTCAATatagaaaatcaaaaagattATTGAACTATACAATTCTCTTAAGAGATATACctgtaaatttattttcaaaacaatgtttaaaagaatattttcaacaatttttaattaataataataataataataataataataataataataataataataataataataataatttaaattcatcttcaccatcttcatcatcatctttgtcagcttcttcttcatcttcttcaaaatcaatgttaaataattcaataattgataTATCATTACAATATCCAATACCAAATATACattcattaattgatgaaaGGGAGTATTATGTAAAGAGATATGATTCGGTGGTGGCAGAGTATAATAAGAGTAGAGTTAGACCAAGTAGGAAATCTGGTTTGTTTGGATTGTATGGTAAAAGGATTGATTCTATAGATTATTATAAtggtaaaattaatgatattgaagTTGATATTCAAGATACTAAGACAAAGGCAGAGAGAGATTATCAAGATTTGATGAATAAGGAGAAATTACGTCAAGAAtctggtgatgatgatgatcattcaattaatatttcatCAGAAGTTATAAATAGTTTGAAATCTGCTGGTAAtggttttataatttttaaagagaGGAATAGTCAGAAGGAATTGGTTCAAACTATAATTGAAAAACgtgataatattttattgaaGCGTTATTATGCACCTGATCCGAATGATGTATATTGGCCAAATATTCATATTGGTGGTAAACAATTGTATATTAGAGGGTTGATAATCATGGTTTTGAcatttttgttgattttcttttatacCATTCCAATTACGTTCATCTCTGGGTTTAGTAATCTTGGCACGTTGGCAAAGATTAAAGCGTTTTCTTGGCTGTTTACATTGATTAATAAGTCACCAACGTTGACTAGTTTCCTCACTGGTTTTCTTCCAGGTTTGGCATTGATGATATTCTTGGCGTTGCTAGTACCGATATTGACAATGTTTTCAAGGTTCAGCGGATACTATTCGAAAAGTGCCATTGAGGCATCGATATTTTCAAAGTATTTCCTTTTCTTGGTTTTCAATGTTTTCTTGGTTTCTGCTATTGCCGGCACGATATTTCAATCAATTAGTGCAATCATTGATAATCCACCATCGATTACTACCACATTGGCAAATTCGTTGGGAGGTTTGTCATATGCTATGATCAATTATGTACTATTGGCTGCAACTAGTTTAACTATGAATCTATTGAGAATTAGTGATTTATTAGTGGACCAATTCAAATTGAAATTCATTTGTAAAACAAAGAGAGATATCGAAGATACTGAATCGACGGATCCTTTCAAATATGGCCAATTGTATGCTTATAATCTATTGGTACTTCAATTATGTTTTGCTTATTCAACATTGTCGCCTTTTATATTGGTTTTTGGTGTTTGGTATTTTGGTGTATCCTATTTGGTTCACAAGTATAATATCATTTGGGTTAATAAACCTCACATAACTCAATTACTTTATCCAATGTCTTTTAGACGTACAATGATTGCtctattaatttatcatctATTAATGATTGGTACTTTCAATGTCTACAGTTTCTATTATGGTTCTCTTATTTTAATTCCATTctttttaacaattttattttgggtTTATTGTGAATACACCTTTTATTCAGTTTCAAAGAATGGTTTATTAGATCATTATCAATCCTCAAAATCATCTAATCAAAAATctcaattaaattcaattaataataataataataataataagagtaatttaaatgaaaaaagtaGTTTATTACAATCAAAAGAAAGGAATAATTATATTGATATCGAAGATAGTAATCATTTTAATGATACTTGTTATTCAATTGATGAAtatgatgaaaatttatataaaccAGTTTATTATAGAAGTTTAATGGAACCAGAAGAATCAATCATAGATAGTCCACCAATTATTTCTCATTCAAAACCAccagaaattttaaatcaataa
- the qprt gene encoding nicotinate-nucleotide diphosphorylase (Similar to carboxylating), with translation MEISQLLPKFKIEKIIKEWLEEDIPSFDYGGCVVGSDEKVAHLLGKQNGVFSGSIFFQEIFNQLGCKVIWFIKDGESFSMTHGPEKNKPQVLAHVIGPVRNILIGERLSLNILSRSCGITTQGYNVKKLVDGDNEQQQQQPWKGKIAGTRKTTPGFRLVEKLALLTAGLDTHRMDLSSMIMLKDNHIWACGNITNTVKNARSVGGFSLKIEVECRNQNEAIEAIEAGADIVMLDNFNPQDLQTVSTYLKQHYPHITLEASGGITSATIIQYAIPTIDIISMGNLTQGVPHIDISLKIQKQ, from the coding sequence atggaaatatcacaattattaccaaaatttaaaattgaaaagataATTAAAGAATGGTTAGAAGAGGATATCCCATCATTTGATTATGGTGGTTGTGTTGTTGGTAGTGACGAAAAGGTAGCACATTTATTGGGTAAACAAAATGGTGTGTTTAGTGgatcaatattttttcaaGAGATATTTAATCAATTAGGATGTAAAGTTATTTGGTTCATTAAAGATGGTGAATCATTCTCAATGACACACGGACCAGAGAAGAATAAACCACAAGTTTTAGCTCATGTAATTGGTCCAGTtagaaatatattaattggtgaaagattatcattaaatattcTATCAAGATCATGTGGTATAACAACCCAAGGTTATAATGTAAAGAAATTAGTAGATGGTGATAAtgagcaacaacaacaacaaccatggAAAGGTAAAATAGCAGGTACTAGAAAGACCACACCAGGTTTCAGATTAGTCGAGAAATTGGCCTTGTTAACAGCAGGTTTGGATACCCATAGAATGGATTTATCAAGTATGATAATGTTAAAAGATAATCATATTTGGGCATGTGGTAATATTACAAACACTGTAAAGAATGCCAGATCAGTTGGTGGTTTCTCTCTAAAGATTGAAGTGGAATGTAGAAATCAAAATGAAGCTATCGAAGCAATCGAAGCTGGTGCTGATATTGTAATGTTAGATAATTTCAATCCACAAGATTTACAAACAGTATCAActtatttaaaacaacatTATCCACATATTACACTCGAAGCATCTGGTGGTATCACCTCTGCTACCATCATTCAATATGCTATACCAACTATTGACATCATTTCAATGGGTAATTTAACTCAAGGTGTACCACATATTGATATaagtttaaaaattcaaaaacaataa
- a CDS encoding glucose/ribitol dehydrogenase family protein (Similar to SDR), producing MEAIDNSNVWFVTGTSSGIGLSLVKKLLINGYKVSALTRKPEELKQQVLQISNHVENLLIVKTDITNDESVKNAVDKTIERFGKIDVVVNNAGYGLIGALEEVSDKEVRAIYDVNVFGVINILRHTTPHLRKQRSGIIINVSSILGWTTMANYYAYCSTKHAVNAITFSAQKELKEFNVKVILASPGGFRTGFVVSETTNFQIPKSLIDDYKTNQLIEVFNKYSPLTNGDPEKAADILIKLTNLNEVPDNLFMGSDSLSQSKKHLEQFLNENEKWAQLSISSDIDKDK from the coding sequence atggaggcaattgataatagtaatgttTGGTTTGTAACTGGAACTTCAAGTGGTATTGGTTTATCATTAGttaagaaattattaattaatggttATAAAGTATCGGCTTTAACTCGTAAGCCagaagaattaaaacaacaagtTTTACAAATTAGTAACCatgttgaaaatttattaattgttaaaaCTGATATTACAAATGACGAATCAGTAAAGAATGCAGTTGATAAGACCATTGAAAGATTTGGTAAAATTGATGTTGTAGTGAATAATGCCGGTTATGGTTTAATTGGTGCCTTGGAAGAAGTATCGGATAAAGAGGTTAGAGCAATCTATGACGTGAATGTATTTGGTGTAATTAATATCCTAAGACATACAACCCCACATCTTAGAAAGCAAAGATCAGGTATTATCATAAACGTCTCCTCTATTCTCGGCTGGACAACAATGGCAAACTACTATGCATATTGTTCGACCAAACATGCAGTAAATGCAATTACATTCTCTGCACAAAAAGAATTGAAGGAATTCAATGTAAAAGTAATTTTAGCAAGTCCAGGTGGCTTTAGAACAGGTTTCGTAGTTAGTGAAACTACTAATTTCCAAATTCCAAAATCCTTAATCGACGAttataaaacaaatcaattaattgaagtCTTTAACAAATATTCACCATTAACAAATGGCGACCCTGAAAAAGCTgctgatattttaattaaattaacaaatcTTAATGAAGTACCTGATAATTTATTCATGGGTTCTGATTCATTATCTCAAAGTAAAAAACATTTagaacaatttttaaatgagaATGAAAAATGGGCTCAACTTTCTATCTCATCTGATATTGAcaaagataaataa